From one Peredibacter starrii genomic stretch:
- a CDS encoding HD domain-containing phosphohydrolase: protein MNTQILAFTECPEFHALLEVECKELTGLRPMVHTEVEDLRGMLDLLQTVDVLVINEPENKKTLFDLRELVSTYHSNIKHIFILGEHSSDLKGVKFFQRIFISELFEAVKKSFAPIEKKVSGWTAIPLMAFTHFERLPFDLFVKLSDDKYIKRIPAYEEIQESLIHDFKKRGITDLFCEKEHNRDFSVMLINNMINKLDKDYDSIDTRITAGNDVFITTREIIQNLGIASKVITVCEAAIERITQDIYPEKNKFGAYVRSLKEQSSLEFQYRLIELTSFIGAQLIEDMNFFNKQDQMKKLVFASYFCDMTLSNPTHIHYRRPEATEKLGLEEHNKINFHALRASELVSTYKDTPKEVGLVIRQHHGSFSGIGFPAQKSSELLPLSKILMISQDLAYAILTDERNNALEVLRDYVRKHHSGGFQELLELVERTMGQNLKESA, encoded by the coding sequence ATGAATACGCAAATATTGGCCTTCACTGAATGTCCCGAGTTTCACGCCCTCTTAGAGGTCGAATGTAAAGAGCTGACAGGGCTTCGTCCCATGGTTCATACCGAAGTGGAAGATCTTCGGGGCATGCTCGATCTCCTGCAGACTGTTGATGTGCTCGTGATCAACGAGCCGGAAAACAAAAAAACTCTCTTTGATCTTCGCGAACTCGTCTCAACTTACCACTCAAACATCAAACACATTTTTATCCTGGGCGAACATTCAAGTGACCTTAAAGGGGTGAAGTTCTTTCAGCGCATTTTTATCTCAGAGCTCTTTGAGGCCGTGAAAAAATCATTTGCTCCCATTGAAAAAAAGGTGAGTGGTTGGACCGCCATTCCTCTCATGGCCTTCACACATTTTGAGCGTTTGCCTTTCGATCTTTTTGTAAAACTTTCTGATGATAAGTATATAAAACGAATTCCTGCTTACGAAGAAATTCAAGAGTCACTCATTCATGATTTTAAGAAGCGTGGGATCACGGATCTGTTTTGTGAAAAAGAACATAACCGGGATTTTTCTGTCATGTTGATTAACAACATGATCAATAAGCTTGATAAAGATTATGATTCTATAGATACCAGAATCACGGCCGGGAACGATGTCTTTATCACCACTCGTGAAATCATCCAGAACTTAGGCATTGCCTCTAAGGTCATCACGGTTTGTGAGGCGGCCATCGAGAGAATCACGCAGGACATTTATCCCGAAAAAAATAAATTTGGCGCATACGTGAGAAGCCTCAAAGAACAATCTTCTTTGGAGTTTCAGTACCGCTTGATTGAACTCACGAGTTTTATCGGTGCTCAGTTAATTGAAGATATGAACTTCTTCAACAAGCAAGATCAGATGAAGAAGCTCGTTTTTGCTTCTTATTTTTGTGATATGACTCTTTCAAATCCAACTCACATTCATTACCGCCGTCCTGAGGCCACCGAAAAACTGGGTCTCGAGGAACACAATAAAATCAATTTTCATGCCCTCCGAGCTTCAGAACTGGTGAGTACTTACAAGGACACCCCCAAAGAGGTGGGCCTCGTGATCAGGCAGCACCACGGAAGTTTCAGCGGAATTGGTTTTCCGGCCCAAAAGTCCAGTGAGCTTCTTCCCCTGTCTAAAATCCTCATGATTTCACAGGATCTGGCCTATGCCATTCTGACTGATGAAAGGAATAATGCCTTGGAAGTTCTGAGGGATTATGTCCGTAAACACCACAGTGGTGGATTCCAGGAACTTTTAGAGCTCGTAGAGCGGACAATGGGGCAAAATCTCAAGGAAAGCGCCTGA
- a CDS encoding GIY-YIG nuclease family protein, with amino-acid sequence MKASSWFVYIIQNEKGHYYTGITTDLERRLKEHTSSKKGAKFFRTGAPVDMVFTKKFANRSLASKFEAAVKKLSRAEKINLVTTRKVKL; translated from the coding sequence ATGAAAGCGTCTTCTTGGTTTGTTTACATTATCCAGAATGAGAAAGGTCATTATTACACTGGCATCACCACGGATTTAGAGCGCAGGCTCAAAGAACATACCTCGTCAAAGAAAGGGGCGAAGTTCTTCCGGACGGGTGCTCCGGTTGATATGGTTTTTACCAAGAAATTTGCCAACAGATCTCTCGCTTCAAAGTTTGAAGCGGCCGTTAAAAAACTCAGTCGAGCAGAAAAAATAAATCTCGTGACCACCAGGAAGGTGAAACTATGA
- the arfB gene encoding alternative ribosome rescue aminoacyl-tRNA hydrolase ArfB: MDKIKIPFSEFNFSYARSSGAGGQNVNKVNTKVILYWRIFETSACRPEVIERFKNKYGQFILDSGEVQIVCQEHRSQKMNIDACVERIHFMINDVARPPKIRKATKPKRSAVLKRLNTKKKDSEKKRLRRGDY; this comes from the coding sequence ATGGATAAGATTAAAATACCTTTTTCTGAATTCAATTTCTCCTACGCGCGCTCAAGTGGTGCCGGCGGACAAAACGTTAATAAAGTGAATACCAAAGTCATTCTCTACTGGAGAATCTTTGAAACCTCCGCCTGCCGTCCTGAGGTCATTGAACGTTTTAAAAACAAGTATGGTCAGTTTATTTTAGACAGTGGTGAAGTGCAGATTGTTTGTCAGGAACACCGAAGTCAAAAGATGAACATCGACGCCTGTGTGGAAAGAATACACTTCATGATCAATGATGTGGCCCGCCCTCCTAAGATCAGAAAGGCGACCAAACCAAAACGCAGTGCTGTTTTAAAGAGATTGAATACGAAGAAGAAAGATTCTGAGAAAAAACGCCTCCGAAGAGGCGATTATTAA
- a CDS encoding 1-acyl-sn-glycerol-3-phosphate acyltransferase: MMRSICTFLFKASGWTFKSDLPKDLRSFIFLGAPHTSNHDFVPAMAVATLMNRNTRFIIKDDWVKFPMSLIMKPAGAIGLDRKKLAEAGHASNTDVMAQLFKDYKELVLMIAPEGTRKATDAWKTGFYYIAQKAKVPIVLGYADFPKKIAGTGPVIYPTDFEKDMKQIMDFYRNITGKVPANFKLDSRYQ, from the coding sequence ATGATGCGTTCTATTTGTACGTTTCTTTTCAAGGCGTCAGGTTGGACCTTTAAGAGTGATCTTCCCAAAGATCTTCGCTCTTTTATTTTTCTAGGTGCCCCTCATACTTCTAATCATGACTTTGTTCCGGCCATGGCGGTAGCAACTCTCATGAATCGCAACACGAGATTCATTATTAAAGACGATTGGGTGAAGTTTCCCATGAGTCTTATCATGAAGCCCGCAGGTGCCATTGGACTTGACCGTAAGAAGCTCGCAGAGGCCGGGCATGCTAGTAACACAGATGTCATGGCCCAGCTTTTTAAAGACTATAAGGAATTGGTGCTGATGATTGCCCCCGAGGGGACTCGTAAGGCCACCGACGCCTGGAAAACAGGGTTCTACTATATCGCTCAGAAGGCCAAGGTGCCGATCGTTCTAGGTTACGCCGACTTTCCGAAGAAGATTGCGGGGACCGGACCGGTGATTTATCCCACGGATTTTGAGAAGGACATGAAGCAAATCATGGACTTCTACCGCAACATCACGGGCAAGGTTCCGGCGAATTTCAAACTTGATTCGCGCTATCAGTGA